From Ruminococcus sp. HUN007, a single genomic window includes:
- a CDS encoding Arm DNA-binding domain-containing protein, giving the protein MPKKPTGVRKRGNTWQYYFDKASIDGKRQTVYRSGFKTQKEAEAARAEAIAKYNNGGFVPLNNDISFADFSKIFVKELSENRYTLATITSYKAALNACLIPELGGYKLININRSIVNQFVNKLHNRGLSKSTIRLYICVGSKCFEVAKQHKIAVDNPFKGVTAPDNSLVNKGRPHQAYSDDYINQLFKAYKGDKLEAVLMIGYYAGLRISETCALTWDDIDFENKIMTVNKQMEHNEQLKTFYFAPPKYNSVRQIEIPTILCDFLFELKQAQTKAQKYKLNPDRSISEGNDFSFCCYQLAR; this is encoded by the coding sequence ATGCCGAAAAAGCCAACAGGAGTAAGAAAGAGAGGTAACACGTGGCAATATTACTTTGACAAAGCCAGCATTGACGGCAAACGTCAAACAGTATACAGGTCAGGATTTAAAACGCAAAAAGAAGCCGAGGCAGCAAGAGCAGAAGCAATAGCAAAATATAATAATGGCGGTTTTGTACCCTTAAACAATGATATTAGTTTTGCTGATTTTTCAAAAATTTTCGTTAAGGAGCTTTCTGAAAACAGGTATACACTTGCAACAATAACAAGCTACAAAGCTGCACTTAACGCTTGTTTAATCCCTGAGTTAGGCGGATACAAACTAATTAATATCAACAGATCCATTGTTAACCAGTTTGTTAATAAACTTCACAACAGAGGCTTGTCAAAAAGCACTATCAGATTGTATATTTGTGTAGGTTCAAAGTGCTTTGAGGTAGCAAAACAACATAAGATAGCTGTTGACAATCCCTTTAAAGGCGTAACTGCACCTGATAACAGCTTAGTTAATAAAGGCAGACCACACCAAGCATACAGTGATGATTACATTAATCAATTGTTTAAAGCTTACAAAGGTGATAAATTAGAAGCAGTTCTTATGATTGGATATTATGCCGGACTTAGAATTTCAGAAACTTGTGCTCTTACATGGGACGATATTGATTTTGAAAACAAGATCATGACAGTTAATAAACAGATGGAGCACAACGAACAATTAAAAACCTTCTACTTTGCACCGCCAAAGTATAACAGTGTAAGACAGATTGAGATACCAACAATATTATGTGACTTCCTTTTTGAATTAAAGCAAGCACAAACGAAGGCACAGAAATATAAATTAAATCCTGATAGAAGTATTTCAGAGGGAAATGATTTTAGTTTTTGTTGTTACCAATTGGCACGGTAA
- a CDS encoding FtsK/SpoIIIE domain-containing protein, with protein MYYSIQLIFRDRVCERILSLDDGNENFIDISDLTKKKDCVISFEKSGGKWRIKNDGSILVTGDDVIRDGHCNEIEIKGTVLTGALFVSSLDEKSVCFESFCPERSLTVGSGDDCDIVVKGDYISRRHAEISCDGGVFSIKDLSENGVFVNGKKTGGKRQLDPFDMIWIFGAKIVFAGDSIAVQKNSYFAGHRLVKAGTGYETSAGRKSTAVKKESLRSFSLSEKDCEAELELPAALATGQKKHGVSEIMKTAVPASAVLSAAAAFRGALTVLQTLAAFAAGTAAVTGIWLGAERVSGMITAKRDSSDRQDELKKYEQLLAEKQENYRLMMNEHFPDAREAAHMFAEGRRRIVPPSDEDFLKVRVGTGKASFERFIKTGGNPDKHIAELARKYRYADGVPAEADLKTGKVFHVTGKREALTEFIRGMAVKISASFDPENVKMMFVLPGDDTDGVSFVKWLPHTFSADRKVRFTGFDDLSARHMEEIISSYLKRETISHYLIVFSEDESLLSSPEVKKYLNSDREGKVVFIICRYSDDESPVFSGPEKTVVTDRRESISPESALSYARLMAGSGTGDEGGERLPDTLSFTGMYENSDADIHDIRGNYRRNRSYESIRALIGTDSSGKPYFLDLHETGHGPHGLIAGTTGSGKSELIQTLILSLALGYSPDQVAFVLIDYKGGGMSRVFEGLPHVAGILTNLSDKRNETGRILVSLSGEIRKRQVIFKKYDVSHIDAYLKLYENGKAEEALPHLVIICDEFAELKKEQPDFISELVSISRVGRSLGIHLLLATQRPSGVVDDEIRSNSGFRICLKVRDREDSISLIEKPDAAFIENAGRALVRCGNSEGMTLVQTGYSGARYSPEGEKLTAFMIRHDGTPVNDREEKCEEDGITELDVLTEITERYCAENGIAPARQVWREAPGTLIPSEDIGKYGNIPLDDGLVFAAGVTDDPENQAVFPTVFDLYTTGNILVSGVAGSGKTMFLASALSFLAENYPPERIVIKTVDFTAGVISVFGRLRHSAAAISSPDERELTGLLDEIRGEVERRKRKFSAFHVSDYSEYMEISDDLCLELVVIDGYGVLKDLYPAAEEQAARLAGECVRYGIIFVITVKQAADIRLKTRQNYKTVITFEQNDRSDYTDLLGVRPEGNLPFCPGRGLYLSDRRVLSFQGTVCCTGKGREKYSSLLAFCDRVNASYAGAVIVKDTFCIKENVSDHAGYTGLVNRYSAEGRVLFWSEDSSGAEGAECFKGRDGAYDLLLKLKDIFSERATARRISGSFDGEDVYVITEDPDSFCKCIYAEGNEDMALITEKFLKGGSGFGVTFITGNVSGSEYANSVFIKAFEKGGAVC; from the coding sequence ATGTACTATTCAATACAGCTGATTTTCAGAGACAGAGTCTGTGAGCGTATTCTGTCACTTGATGACGGGAATGAAAATTTCATAGATATTTCTGATCTGACGAAAAAGAAAGACTGCGTGATTTCCTTTGAAAAGTCCGGAGGAAAGTGGCGCATAAAAAATGACGGCAGCATCCTGGTTACAGGTGATGACGTGATACGTGACGGACACTGCAATGAAATAGAGATAAAAGGCACTGTACTCACCGGTGCCCTGTTTGTGTCTTCGCTTGACGAAAAATCCGTCTGCTTTGAAAGTTTCTGTCCTGAAAGATCTCTGACAGTCGGAAGCGGGGACGACTGCGATATTGTCGTAAAAGGCGATTACATCAGCCGCAGACATGCTGAGATAAGCTGCGACGGCGGTGTGTTCAGCATTAAGGACCTCAGTGAGAACGGCGTGTTTGTAAACGGAAAAAAGACCGGGGGAAAACGCCAGCTTGATCCCTTCGATATGATCTGGATATTCGGTGCAAAGATCGTTTTCGCCGGAGATTCCATAGCAGTACAGAAAAACAGTTATTTCGCAGGGCACAGACTCGTAAAGGCCGGTACCGGTTACGAAACTTCGGCCGGAAGAAAGAGCACTGCAGTTAAGAAGGAAAGTCTGCGCAGTTTTTCACTTTCTGAAAAGGACTGTGAAGCTGAACTCGAACTTCCTGCAGCATTGGCGACCGGACAAAAGAAACACGGCGTTTCTGAAATAATGAAGACAGCAGTCCCGGCATCAGCGGTCCTTTCTGCTGCGGCGGCCTTCAGGGGTGCTCTGACTGTACTGCAGACCCTTGCGGCTTTTGCGGCCGGTACGGCAGCAGTTACAGGCATCTGGCTTGGCGCCGAACGTGTTTCCGGGATGATAACGGCTAAGCGCGACAGTTCAGACCGTCAGGACGAACTGAAAAAATATGAGCAGCTGCTTGCAGAAAAGCAGGAAAACTACCGTCTGATGATGAACGAACACTTTCCTGATGCAAGAGAAGCGGCTCATATGTTTGCTGAAGGAAGAAGGAGGATCGTTCCGCCGTCTGACGAGGATTTCCTTAAGGTGCGTGTCGGTACGGGAAAAGCCTCTTTTGAAAGGTTTATAAAGACCGGCGGAAATCCGGACAAGCATATCGCGGAGCTTGCAAGAAAATACCGTTATGCCGACGGTGTTCCGGCAGAAGCTGACCTTAAAACGGGAAAGGTCTTTCATGTCACCGGAAAACGTGAAGCGCTGACGGAATTTATACGCGGCATGGCGGTGAAGATATCCGCGTCATTCGATCCTGAGAACGTAAAGATGATGTTCGTTTTACCGGGCGATGACACTGACGGCGTGTCTTTTGTAAAGTGGCTGCCGCACACTTTTTCAGCTGACAGAAAGGTGCGTTTCACCGGATTTGATGACCTTTCAGCCAGACACATGGAAGAGATCATCTCATCGTATTTGAAGCGTGAGACCATCAGTCATTATCTGATCGTTTTCTCTGAGGATGAATCTCTTCTTTCATCTCCTGAAGTGAAAAAATATCTTAATTCCGACAGGGAAGGAAAGGTAGTTTTCATTATCTGCAGATATTCAGATGATGAGAGTCCCGTTTTTTCAGGACCTGAAAAAACAGTCGTAACGGACAGGCGTGAAAGCATCAGCCCTGAAAGTGCCCTTTCATATGCAAGGCTGATGGCAGGTTCCGGTACCGGTGACGAAGGCGGAGAACGTCTGCCCGACACCCTTTCCTTTACCGGAATGTATGAAAATTCGGATGCGGATATACATGATATCAGGGGAAACTACAGAAGAAACAGATCGTACGAAAGCATCAGGGCACTCATAGGCACCGACAGTTCCGGAAAGCCGTATTTCCTTGATCTTCACGAAACAGGCCACGGTCCTCACGGCCTTATTGCCGGTACTACCGGTTCGGGAAAATCGGAGCTTATCCAGACCCTCATTCTTTCGCTGGCTCTGGGATACAGTCCTGACCAGGTGGCTTTCGTCCTTATCGATTATAAAGGCGGCGGTATGTCACGTGTGTTTGAAGGACTTCCCCATGTGGCCGGTATCCTTACAAATCTTTCTGACAAAAGAAATGAGACCGGAAGAATCCTCGTGTCGCTTTCAGGCGAAATAAGAAAACGTCAGGTAATTTTTAAAAAGTATGATGTGAGCCATATCGACGCCTATCTTAAGCTGTATGAAAACGGAAAGGCGGAGGAGGCTCTGCCTCATCTTGTGATAATCTGCGATGAGTTTGCGGAACTAAAAAAGGAACAGCCTGATTTTATAAGCGAGCTTGTGAGTATCTCACGTGTGGGCCGAAGCCTCGGAATACACCTTCTGCTTGCAACACAGCGTCCTTCCGGCGTTGTCGATGACGAGATCCGAAGTAACTCCGGTTTCAGGATCTGTCTGAAGGTCAGGGACAGGGAAGACAGTATAAGTCTTATCGAAAAGCCGGATGCGGCTTTCATTGAAAACGCCGGACGCGCTCTTGTTCGGTGCGGAAATTCAGAGGGCATGACCCTTGTTCAGACAGGCTACTCAGGTGCGCGGTATTCTCCGGAAGGAGAGAAGCTTACTGCTTTTATGATCCGTCATGACGGTACTCCTGTAAATGACCGTGAAGAAAAATGTGAAGAAGACGGAATTACGGAACTCGATGTTCTTACTGAAATAACAGAAAGATACTGCGCGGAAAACGGTATTGCTCCGGCACGTCAGGTGTGGCGCGAGGCTCCGGGAACGCTCATTCCGTCAGAAGATATCGGCAAATACGGAAATATACCGCTTGATGACGGCCTCGTTTTTGCAGCCGGCGTTACCGATGATCCGGAAAATCAGGCAGTCTTCCCGACAGTGTTCGATCTTTACACGACTGGAAATATTCTGGTTTCCGGCGTGGCAGGAAGCGGAAAGACCATGTTCCTCGCTTCCGCATTAAGCTTCCTTGCGGAGAATTATCCGCCGGAAAGAATAGTGATAAAGACTGTCGACTTTACTGCAGGAGTAATATCAGTTTTCGGCAGGCTCAGACATTCGGCGGCAGCTATTTCATCGCCTGATGAAAGGGAACTTACCGGCCTTCTTGATGAGATACGCGGGGAAGTCGAGAGAAGAAAAAGAAAATTTTCCGCGTTCCATGTTTCCGATTACAGTGAATACATGGAGATAAGTGATGATCTGTGCCTTGAACTTGTGGTGATCGACGGCTACGGGGTCCTTAAGGATCTTTATCCGGCTGCGGAGGAACAGGCGGCAAGGCTTGCAGGTGAATGCGTCCGGTATGGGATCATATTTGTCATTACCGTTAAGCAGGCTGCGGACATAAGACTTAAGACCCGTCAGAATTATAAGACGGTCATAACCTTTGAACAGAATGACAGATCTGATTACACTGATCTTCTCGGAGTACGCCCTGAAGGAAATCTTCCTTTCTGTCCGGGACGCGGACTTTATCTTTCCGACCGGAGGGTGCTTTCATTCCAGGGAACGGTCTGCTGTACGGGAAAGGGCAGGGAGAAATATTCATCACTGCTTGCTTTCTGCGACAGGGTCAACGCTTCATACGCCGGCGCGGTCATTGTAAAGGACACTTTCTGCATAAAGGAAAATGTTTCTGACCACGCAGGATATACCGGACTGGTAAACAGGTATTCTGCAGAAGGAAGAGTGCTTTTCTGGTCAGAAGACAGTTCCGGGGCAGAGGGCGCTGAATGTTTCAAAGGCCGTGACGGAGCCTATGACCTGCTTCTGAAACTAAAGGATATTTTTTCGGAGCGTGCGACTGCGCGAAGGATATCAGGAAGCTTTGACGGCGAAGATGTTTATGTCATAACAGAAGATCCGGACAGTTTCTGTAAATGCATTTATGCAGAAGGAAACGAAGACATGGCACTTATCACTGAAAAGTTCCTTAAAGGCGGAAGCGGCTTCGGTGTGACCTTCATCACAGGAAATGTGTCCGGTTCGGAATATGCGAACAGCGTATTTATAAAAGCGTTTGAAAAAGGAGGTGCGGTATGCTGA
- a CDS encoding helix-turn-helix domain-containing protein, with amino-acid sequence MEIYTIKEIAKAWHCDVHIVYDLIKQGRLKAFTIDTGTKKTSLRVRANDLDDFLKNLPTTIDCKE; translated from the coding sequence ATGGAAATTTACACGATTAAGGAAATAGCCAAAGCATGGCATTGTGATGTACACATTGTTTATGATCTTATCAAGCAAGGCAGATTAAAAGCCTTTACAATTGATACAGGTACAAAGAAAACAAGCCTAAGAGTCCGAGCAAATGACTTAGACGATTTTTTAAAAAATCTACCGACAACAATTGACTGCAAAGAATGA
- a CDS encoding tyrosine-type recombinase/integrase: MILVFVVTNWHGKIICKRYVIKRVELLKKKGYPAFKPHDLRHTHCTKLIDSGINMQYVQQRLGHKSLKVTLDIYTHLTAARRKTEASKLDSAFSAMTSF, from the coding sequence ATGATTTTAGTTTTTGTTGTTACCAATTGGCACGGTAAGATTATCTGTAAGAGATATGTAATCAAAAGAGTGGAACTGCTGAAGAAAAAAGGCTATCCAGCGTTTAAACCTCATGATCTTAGACATACACATTGTACTAAGCTTATTGATAGCGGTATTAATATGCAGTATGTGCAGCAAAGGTTAGGGCATAAAAGCCTGAAAGTTACTTTGGATATATATACGCATTTGACAGCAGCACGACGTAAGACAGAGGCGTCAAAGCTTGATTCTGCGTTCTCTGCAATGACATCATTTTGA
- a CDS encoding LytTR family DNA-binding domain-containing protein, with protein sequence MLNLYGYNSNELNGRRLHKRCLSQIKEKRLSIFDGGCCSDEEQFSVIISGADGSSLFVIKNDDRFENIRKRIDDAEGNSYTVLVLDSFEDMYGIVRPSFRPSGILLENADEEHIGSLLRDIYEDYTRYISSISVSSTPVQTPVPSYRFRIRFEDFTESFDNIYMIEVQSKRITFHTVSQSYEFYDSLDAIMKEAPEYFVRVHRSYVINVRFIKSIDYHERVILMNDGSEVFFSRNYSSDLKKCYVSNLYGGESS encoded by the coding sequence ATGCTGAATCTTTACGGATACAACAGTAATGAGCTGAACGGAAGGCGGCTGCATAAACGGTGCTTAAGTCAGATAAAAGAGAAGCGTCTCAGCATATTTGACGGCGGCTGCTGTTCCGATGAGGAACAGTTTTCAGTTATCATTTCCGGAGCCGACGGATCATCTCTTTTCGTGATAAAGAATGACGACAGATTTGAGAATATCAGAAAACGGATCGATGACGCCGAAGGGAACAGTTACACTGTACTGGTACTTGATTCCTTCGAGGATATGTACGGTATAGTCCGGCCTTCATTCAGACCGTCGGGCATACTTCTTGAAAATGCAGATGAAGAACATATCGGTTCACTGCTGCGTGACATTTACGAGGATTATACAAGATATATCAGTTCCATTTCCGTAAGCAGCACTCCCGTTCAGACTCCTGTTCCGAGCTACCGGTTCAGGATAAGGTTCGAAGACTTTACCGAAAGCTTTGACAACATATACATGATCGAGGTCCAGAGCAAGAGGATAACTTTCCACACTGTATCACAGTCATATGAGTTTTATGATTCGCTGGATGCGATAATGAAAGAGGCGCCGGAGTATTTTGTCCGTGTTCACCGCAGCTATGTTATCAACGTCCGCTTCATAAAATCGATAGACTATCACGAGAGAGTAATTTTGATGAACGACGGAAGCGAGGTCTTTTTCTCGCGTAACTACAGTTCGGACTTGAAAAAGTGTTATGTAAGTAACCTTTACGGGGGAGAATCTTCATGA
- a CDS encoding TIGR03905 family TSCPD domain-containing protein, which yields MNVNFTPKGVCSRNMNFDIEDGIIRNLKVTGGCNGNLKGIASLVEGMKIEDVVARLEGIDCNGKGTSCPDQLAKAVKAYL from the coding sequence ATGAACGTAAATTTCACACCTAAGGGCGTGTGCTCAAGAAATATGAACTTCGACATTGAAGACGGAATTATAAGAAACCTTAAAGTAACAGGAGGATGCAACGGTAATCTCAAGGGTATTGCAAGCCTCGTCGAAGGCATGAAGATCGAAGATGTTGTCGCAAGACTCGAAGGCATCGACTGTAACGGCAAGGGCACATCATGTCCTGACCAGCTCGCTAAGGCTGTAAAAGCATATTTATGA
- a CDS encoding HD domain-containing protein: MGYTEHCFEHVTLVAEKAGYILETLGYDERTVELVKIAGYLHDIGNLVNRDDHSQSGAIMAFRILTELGFPPEEIATITTAIGNHDEKTGQPVNDVAAALIIADKSDVRRGRVRNTDSSTFDIHDRVNYSVKKAELKINEAHTIIKLKLSVDTKFGSVMDYFEIFLDRMQLCKKTAKTLGLDFKLMINETQLM; the protein is encoded by the coding sequence ATGGGGTATACCGAACACTGTTTCGAACATGTTACGCTTGTTGCAGAAAAGGCAGGATATATTCTCGAAACACTCGGCTATGATGAAAGAACAGTTGAGCTTGTAAAAATTGCAGGCTACCTTCATGATATAGGAAACCTTGTAAACCGCGATGATCACAGCCAGAGCGGCGCGATAATGGCTTTCCGCATTCTCACCGAACTCGGCTTCCCGCCTGAGGAGATCGCGACCATCACAACTGCCATCGGCAACCATGACGAAAAGACCGGTCAGCCGGTAAATGACGTTGCCGCAGCCCTCATAATCGCCGACAAGTCTGATGTGCGCCGCGGAAGAGTGCGCAACACTGACAGCTCAACATTCGATATCCACGACCGTGTAAACTACTCGGTAAAGAAAGCGGAACTCAAGATCAACGAAGCACACACCATCATCAAGCTCAAGCTCTCCGTTGACACCAAGTTCGGCTCTGTTATGGACTACTTCGAGATCTTCCTCGACAGAATGCAGCTCTGTAAAAAGACAGCGAAGACCCTTGGCCTTGACTTCAAGCTCATGATCAACGAAACACAGCTGATGTAA
- a CDS encoding FHA domain-containing protein, which yields MKRKLAAFASALLLLFCAVPVKAAGEGIVDGSYEDGIYSAVVKLPDESMEIRSVTADGRKLKITAVVSAEDMKMMLPEDEQDSGSEVMCLVKAKLDGKAVGEGGVKKIAMTFGNGENEVTYESEVDTGDQRYAAAERSLARTRIILVAVIVMMLLGGAFFFINSRRRKKAPSSAGDEGEPERNYTVPLARKREGNAGTVLNSMSTRILFRESAEKKIILTNTADKDHVIEISSLKPSVIGRNQSLADAVIYNERSVSQKHCRIFCRNSKVYVEDLDSLNHTFVDGEQITEETELFSGSVLKIGRISFSVRIENV from the coding sequence ATGAAAAGAAAACTTGCGGCTTTTGCGTCAGCACTTTTACTTTTGTTCTGTGCTGTTCCGGTGAAGGCAGCCGGTGAGGGGATAGTGGACGGCAGCTATGAGGACGGTATTTATTCTGCCGTGGTAAAACTGCCGGACGAAAGTATGGAGATAAGATCCGTAACAGCTGACGGAAGGAAGCTTAAAATAACCGCAGTCGTTTCCGCAGAGGACATGAAAATGATGCTTCCGGAGGACGAGCAGGATTCCGGAAGCGAGGTCATGTGTCTTGTAAAAGCAAAGCTTGACGGAAAGGCAGTCGGCGAAGGCGGAGTCAAAAAAATAGCAATGACTTTCGGAAACGGCGAAAACGAGGTTACGTACGAATCCGAGGTGGATACCGGAGACCAGCGCTATGCTGCTGCGGAACGTTCGCTTGCGAGAACGAGAATCATTCTTGTAGCAGTAATTGTCATGATGCTGCTCGGCGGAGCATTCTTTTTCATAAATTCACGCCGGAGGAAAAAAGCACCGTCATCAGCAGGGGATGAGGGCGAACCGGAAAGGAACTATACGGTACCTCTTGCAAGGAAAAGGGAAGGAAATGCCGGAACGGTCCTTAATTCAATGTCAACAAGGATACTTTTCAGAGAAAGTGCTGAAAAGAAGATCATTCTTACAAACACCGCCGACAAGGATCATGTTATCGAAATATCTTCGCTGAAGCCGTCTGTCATTGGTCGAAACCAGTCGCTTGCTGATGCAGTCATATACAACGAAAGAAGCGTTTCACAGAAACACTGCCGTATTTTCTGCAGAAATTCAAAGGTATACGTCGAGGATCTTGATTCGCTCAACCACACATTTGTTGACGGCGAGCAGATAACCGAGGAGACGGAACTGTTCAGCGGTTCGGTACTGAAAATAGGCAGGATTTCATTCAGTGTCAGAATAGAAAATGTATAA